A region from the Triticum aestivum cultivar Chinese Spring chromosome 3D, IWGSC CS RefSeq v2.1, whole genome shotgun sequence genome encodes:
- the LOC123075780 gene encoding triphosphate tunnel metalloenzyme 3-like → MEVEIKLRLPDAAAHRRLSSFLAPRLLRTDAPARPLAAAAATAAQRDVRLYGTDDRDPSRAVLTLKRRPRIDADVSRVEEVVEPLDPALALTCVDNPARLGAVDSPIVRLVSDEYGVGGDKAPFVCLGGFRNTRGVYELEEGEGLGLVLELDETHFDFGTNYELECETTEPDQAKEVLDRLLTVAGVPYEYSRSNKFACFMAEKLLP, encoded by the coding sequence ATGGAGGTCGAGATCAAGCTCCGTCTCCCCGACGCGGCTGCACACCGGCGCCTCTCCTCCTTCCTCGCGCCCCGCCTGCTCCGCACCGACGCCCCAGCGcggcccctcgccgccgccgccgccaccgccgcccagcgGGACGTCCGCCTCTACGGCACCGACGACCGCGACCCCTCCCGCGCCGTCCTCACGCTCAAGCGCCGCCCGCGCATCGACGCCGACGTCAGCCGCGTTGAGGAGGTCGTGGAGCCCCTCGACCCTGCCCTCGCCCTCACCTGCGTCGACAACCCCGCCCGTCTCGGtgcggtcgactcccccatcgtcCGGCTCGTCTCCGACGAGTACGGCGTCGGCGGGGACAAAGCACCGTTCGTCTGCCTCGGCGGCTTCCGGAACACCCGCGGTGTGTATGAGCTCGAGGAGGGCGAGGGGCTTGGGCTCGTGCTAGAGCTCGACGAGACACACTTCGATTTCGGCACAAACTACGAGCTGGAGTGCGAGACCACGGAGCCCGACCAGGCGAAGGAGGTCCTGGACCGGCTGCTCACCGTGGCTGGGGTGCCGTATGAGTACTCCCGGAGCAATAAGTTCGCGTGCTTCATGGCCGAGAAGCTGCTTCCGTGA